The Acidimicrobiales bacterium sequence CCAGGCCCACCTCGGATTGCGAACCACGTCGAACGCGTGGGGCAGGAGTTCCTTGATGGTGAACGACTGCGGGATGGCCGGGCTGCCCCAGTCGCGACCGTGGGAGAACGACCAGTCGAGGGTGAGGATGAGGCCCACTGCGCCGGCCGCCTTGGCCCGCTCGATGCGGGCGAGCATGGAGTCCTTGTCGCCGGCCCAGTAGATCTGGAAGAAGAGCTGCGAATTGACCGCGGCGACCTCTTCGATCGGCTTCGACGCGAACGACGAGAGTCCGGCGGGGATCCCACGATTCGCGGCGCCTGCGGCAACGGCGACCTCGCCGTCGGGATGCACCGCCTGCACGCCGGTGGGAGAGATGATCACCGGCATCGACGCGGACTGCCCCATAACGGTGACGTCCATCGACCGCTCGGCGGCCTGTCCTGCGGTGACGGGACGGAAGCCGATCTCGTCGAAGGCCGCCACGTTGTCGCGCATCGACACGCCGGCTTCGGCGCCCGCGATCAGCGCGCCGTAGACCGACGTGGGGAGTCGCTTCTCGGCCCGTTCCTGTGCGACGGCGACCGTTTCGAACCAGGGATTTGCCACACGAGAACGGTACCGGCGACCGGCCGGATCGCGCCCCTCGCGCAAAACGGCGAACGCCGCGCTCCGAGGAGCGCGGCGCCGGAACCGGAATTCGGGCGGACTATTCCTCTTCGTCGAGCCCGTCCACGACGTCCTTGGCCTTGTCGACGGCCATGTCGACCTTGTCGTCGTGCTCGTCGGGCACCTTGTCCTTGATGACCTCGGCGGCCTTGTCGATGCCGTCTTCGACCTTGTCGGCGTTGCCGCCGATGAGGCCCTTCAGCTTGTCGAGAATTCCCATGGTGGGGCTCCTGTGTCGATGGTGTCTCCCTGACGATGGTCAGGAAGGGCGCTGGCAGGCTACACGGCTAACGTCGCCGACGCCGGGGAACACCCGACGTGCGAGAGGGGAACGCCGATGCCAGGACCATTGGAAGGAATCCGGGTCGTCGACATGACGCAGGTCATCGCCGGTCCACTGGCGTGCATGTTGCTGAGCGATCTCGGCGCCGACGTGGTCAAGGTCGAGCCGCCGGCGTTCGGCGATCTGACCCGACTGGCCCAGTTCGCGAAGGGCGGGCTCAACAGCTCGGTCGTCAACAACAACCGCGGCAAGCAGTCGATCCAGGTCGACATCCAGCAGCCGGCCGGCCGTGACCTCGTGCTCGACCTCATCCGCGACGCCGACGTCGTCGTCCAGAACATGCGGCCCGGGGTGATGGAGCGACTCGGTGTCGGGTGGGAAGGCGCATCGGCCGTCAACCCCGACATCATCTACTGCTCGATGTCGGGCTACGGGGCCAGCGGGCCGTACGCCGATCGCGCCGTCTACGACCCGATCGTCCAGGCGATGGCCGGGTACGTCGCCCTCCAGGTGAACCCGCAGGTGCCGATCCCCGACCTCGTGCGCAACGGGGTGGTCGACAAGGCGGCGGCGTGGATGGCGGCGCTGTCCATCACGTCGGCGCTGCACGCACGAGGCGAGGGAAAGGGGGGCCAGCACATCGAGCTGTCGATGCTCGACATCGCCGTGCAGTTCCTCTGGCCCGACGGCGGCA is a genomic window containing:
- the mftD gene encoding pre-mycofactocin synthase MftD (MftD, an enzyme found in the mycofactocin biosynthesis locus, performs an oxidative deamination of 3-amino-5-[(p-hydroxyphenyl)methyl]-4,4-dimethyl-2-pyrrolidinone (AHDP). The resulting compound, now called pre-mycofactocin (PMFT), is a biologically active redox cofactor that can oxidize the non-exchangeable NADH of TIGR03971 family SDR-type oxidoreductases.), whose protein sequence is MANPWFETVAVAQERAEKRLPTSVYGALIAGAEAGVSMRDNVAAFDEIGFRPVTAGQAAERSMDVTVMGQSASMPVIISPTGVQAVHPDGEVAVAAGAANRGIPAGLSSFASKPIEEVAAVNSQLFFQIYWAGDKDSMLARIERAKAAGAVGLILTLDWSFSHGRDWGSPAIPQSFTIKELLPHAFDVVRNPRWAWTWAKSGQIPRLTVPNFVTGDEKPPVFFEAYGTWMGTPPPTWDDVAWLRDQWDGPFMVKGVVRADEARRAVDAGATCLSVSNHGGNNVDGAPASIRMLPEIVAAVGSDVEVVLDGGVRRGSDVVKACALGADAVLIGRAYLWGLAANGQAGVENVLDILRGGIDATLRGIGVDSIADLTPDDVIVPDGFSPPPLG
- a CDS encoding antitoxin, which codes for MGILDKLKGLIGGNADKVEDGIDKAAEVIKDKVPDEHDDKVDMAVDKAKDVVDGLDEEE
- a CDS encoding CoA transferase, yielding MPGPLEGIRVVDMTQVIAGPLACMLLSDLGADVVKVEPPAFGDLTRLAQFAKGGLNSSVVNNNRGKQSIQVDIQQPAGRDLVLDLIRDADVVVQNMRPGVMERLGVGWEGASAVNPDIIYCSMSGYGASGPYADRAVYDPIVQAMAGYVALQVNPQVPIPDLVRNGVVDKAAAWMAALSITSALHARGEGKGGQHIELSMLDIAVQFLWPDGGMADTMLDPDIPRGMRLSEIYTLSQCADGHVVYFVITDAQFQGLFRALGHEEWIETYGTTADREGKQEELGGLIGNAFLEWKVGDLLPRMHEHSVPCGHVNQMEDLPTDPQIVHSGTFVEWDHETAGRIRSPRMSAVFGGTPVEFKAAAPLLNEHVDDVLDRIGITADQKQALLAAGVIKAPPADA